TGAGCCAACAAATAATAAGGACCATACAAACAGGATAAATGTTACTCTAGGTACTCTTCTTTTTTTAGTAATATGTATAATTGTTTGATTTGGACCTAATAACTGTAGATCAATTTCAGGAAAATACGCTTGTAATTTTTTAATAACAGTAAATCCTTCTATTACACAAACTTCTAAATCTTCTTTTACTATTTCTCGTAAAACGATTTGGTTTAATTTAGCAACCATTGCTTCATTTCCTGAAATAAAGGCAATGTCTTTTAACCTGACTTTTTTCTTTGCTGTTGTCTGGTAATGTTTTTTCATTCTTAAATAAATGATTCCATTCAAGTGAACACCTCCAAAACTTCTTTTTAGTATGGATCAGATCACAAGGAATCATGCATTTTAAAAACGATAAAGTTATTTTAAGCGGTTGTAGCTTTTTTGCCTCTTACCAATACTGATTATTAATTTGACCTGAACAAAAAAACTGCAAGCCCTTTGTTAGATATTATCTAACAAAGGGCTTGCAGTTAGTTCTATAAAATACTTTTATATCTCAATCTGGTTTTTCATCCAGTCTAAGATTTTCTTTTCTAATCGTGATACCTGTACTTGTGAAATCCCTAACCTTCGTGCAACTTCTGCCTGTGTTTGGTCTTGATAGTAACGTAAATAAACGATTAATCGTTCACGTTCATCCAAATCACGTATCACTTCTTGAAGCGCAATTTTATCAAACCAATTGGTTTCTTGATCAGAAATCTGATCAAGAAGTGTAATTGGATCTCCATCATTCTCATATACTGTTTCATGGATTGAATGTGGCGTTTTGGCAGCTTCTTGTGCATGTACAACATCTTCAATAGATATCTCAAGCGCTTCTGCAATTTCAGAAATCGTTGGCGATCTGCCTAACATTTTTGTTAATTCATCTTTTTTTCGCCTTATTTTATTACCTGTTTCTTTTAAAGAACGACTAACTTTCACGCTACCATCATCACGCAAAAATCGCTGGATTTCTCCAATAATCATTGGCACTGCATAAGTTGAAAATCTAACATCATAAGATAGATCGAATTTATCAATTGATTTAAGTAAACCAATACAGCCAATTTGAAATAAATCATCTGGATCATATCCACGA
The nucleotide sequence above comes from Paraliobacillus zengyii. Encoded proteins:
- a CDS encoding stage V sporulation protein AA, with amino-acid sequence MNGIIYLRMKKHYQTTAKKKVRLKDIAFISGNEAMVAKLNQIVLREIVKEDLEVCVIEGFTVIKKLQAYFPEIDLQLLGPNQTIIHITKKRRVPRVTFILFVWSLLFVGSAMTIMNFHYDVSMQSVQQRLHYLFTGEKEKYPLWMQVPYSLGLGLGMILFFNHIFKKRINEEPSPLEIEIYKYQQDIDQYVSHYENKLNDSNDK
- the sigF gene encoding RNA polymerase sporulation sigma factor SigF, giving the protein MELNKTHNVKQLRDEEVKEYLRLSQAGDQNAKDILVERNVRLVWSVVQRFMNRGYDPDDLFQIGCIGLLKSIDKFDLSYDVRFSTYAVPMIIGEIQRFLRDDGSVKVSRSLKETGNKIRRKKDELTKMLGRSPTISEIAEALEISIEDVVHAQEAAKTPHSIHETVYENDGDPITLLDQISDQETNWFDKIALQEVIRDLDERERLIVYLRYYQDQTQAEVARRLGISQVQVSRLEKKILDWMKNQIEI